A single Sorex araneus isolate mSorAra2 chromosome 8, mSorAra2.pri, whole genome shotgun sequence DNA region contains:
- the LIN37 gene encoding protein lin-37 homolog has product MFPVKVKVEKSELEMAKARNQLDAVLQCLLEKSHMDRERLDEEAGKTPTDPHNKDCSIAATGKRPSARFPHQRRKKRREMDDGLAEGGPQRSNTYVIKLFDRSVDLAQFSENTPLYPICRAWMRNSPTVREQERSPGSPLPPLPEDEEGSEVTTSKNRDVYKLPPPTAPGEACRSRIPSPLQPETQGTPEDEPSEPEPSASSLIYRNMQRWKRIRQRWKEASHRNQLRYSESMKILREMYERQ; this is encoded by the exons AGTTGGAGATGGCGAAGGCCCGGAACCAGCTGGATGCGGTTCTTCAGTGTCTGCTGGAGAAGAGTCATATGGACAG GGAGCGTTTGGATGAGGAAGCCGGGAagacccccacagacccccacaacAA GGATTGCTCCATTGCAGCCACCGGCAAACG GCCATCAGCTCGCTTCCCCCACCAgcggaggaagaagaggagggagatgGACGACGGGCTGGCTGAGGGAGGACCCCAGCGATCCA ACACATACGTGATCAAGCTGTTTGACCGGAGTGTGGACTTGGCCCAGTTCAGCGAGAACACCCCCCTGTACCCCATCTGCCGTGCCTGGATGCGCAACAGCCCCACCGTGCGTGAGCAGGAGCGCTCCCCTGGCTCCCCGCTGCCGCCACTGCCTGAGGACgaggag GGTTCAGAGGTCACCACCAGCAAGAATCGGGATGTGTACAAGCTGCCTCCGCCCACAGCCCCTGGAGAAGCTTGCAGGTCCCGCATCCCATCCCCGCTGCAGCCCGAGACCCAGGGCACCCCCGAGGATGAG CCCTCCGAGCCCGAGCCCTCAGCTTCCTCACTCATCTACCGCAACATGCAGCGTTGGAAGCGCATCCGGCAGAG gtGGAAGGAGGCGTCTCATCGGAACCAGCTGCGGTACTCAGAAAGCATGAAGATTCTCCGGGAGATGTATGAGCGACAGTga
- the HSPB6 gene encoding heat shock protein beta-6, with translation MEIPVPVQPSWLRRPSAPMPGMMPGMPGRLFDQRFGEGLLEAELASLCPAALAPYYLRAPSVALPAAQGPTEPGHFSVLLDVKHFSPEEIAVKVVGDHVEVHARHEERPDEHGYVAREFHRRYRLPPGVDPAAVTSALSPEGVLSIQAAPAPAQAPLPAPPAAAAK, from the exons ATGGAGATCCCCGTGCCTGTGCAGCCGTCGTGGCTGCGCCGCCCCTCGGCGCCGATGCCCGGGATGATGCCCGGGATGCCCGGTCGCCTCTTCGACCAGCGCTTCGGAGAGGGGCTGCTGGAGGCTGAGCTGGCCTCGCTCTGCCCTGCTGCGCTGGCTCCTTACTACCTGCGTGCGCCCAGCGTGGCGCTGCCTGCTGCCCAG GGCCCCACCGAACCCGGCCATTTTTCTGTGCTGCTGGACGTGAAGCATTTCTCTCCTGAGGAAATCGCTGTCAAGGTGGTTGGTGACCATGTGGAGGTGCATGCGCGCCACGAGGAGCGCCCG GACGAGCACGGCTATGTGGCACGGGAGTTCCATCGCCGCTACCGCTTGCCACCTGGCGTGGACCCTGCGGCCGTGACCTCGGCGCTGTCCCCAGAGGGTGTTCTGTCCATCCAGGCTGCACCAGCACCAGCCCAGGCCCCCCTGCCGGCGCCACCAGCAGCGGCTGCCAAATAG